Proteins from one Natrinema salinisoli genomic window:
- a CDS encoding DUF7127 family protein, which translates to MTLEQFTPEEGQVARRYEYDDSTVMAVDFGTEEADASVDVVDDTVIVVLADDQYEIELPDDIENAHTFMKNGVLTVELEEEL; encoded by the coding sequence ATGACTCTCGAACAATTCACCCCCGAAGAGGGGCAGGTGGCCCGACGGTACGAATACGACGACAGCACGGTGATGGCTGTCGACTTCGGTACCGAGGAGGCCGACGCGTCGGTCGACGTCGTCGACGACACGGTTATCGTCGTCCTCGCCGACGACCAGTACGAAATCGAACTCCCTGACGATATCGAGAACGCGCACACGTTTATGAAAAACGGAGTTCTCACTGTCGAACTGGAGGAGGAACTATGA
- a CDS encoding acyl-CoA dehydrogenase family protein: MALTEEQAAVRDVVREFAGEEIRPTALEADEKQAFPEDVWDGLADLDLTGLTVPEEYGGYDADPVTAAVVNEEVAYGMLAVATALSVHSLATSCIAEFGSEDQQERWLPEMAAGRPVGAFALSEPHAGSNPAEMSTVARRDGDEYVIDGEKQWITNGRRAGVYVLFAKTDRDDPSSVTQFLVPGDVDGLTVGEKEDKLGLRASDTTSLTFDDVRIPAANRLTEEGKGLSAAFHILTGGRIAIAAQSVGLARCALDEATAYSQEREQFGGPISDIQTIRHKLAEMATRTRAARLLTRDAARKRAAGGAALEASMAKYFASEAAMFATNEAVQIHGGYGYVTEGEVERLYRDAKITEIYEGTTEIQKTVIARELLD; the protein is encoded by the coding sequence ATGGCACTCACCGAGGAGCAGGCTGCAGTCCGCGACGTCGTTCGAGAGTTCGCCGGCGAGGAAATCAGGCCGACCGCGCTCGAGGCAGACGAGAAGCAGGCGTTCCCGGAGGACGTCTGGGACGGACTCGCCGATCTCGACCTGACCGGGCTGACGGTTCCCGAGGAGTACGGCGGCTACGACGCGGATCCGGTGACGGCCGCCGTGGTCAACGAGGAGGTCGCGTATGGCATGTTGGCCGTGGCGACGGCGCTGTCGGTCCACTCGCTCGCGACCTCCTGTATCGCCGAGTTCGGCAGCGAGGACCAGCAGGAACGCTGGTTGCCCGAAATGGCCGCGGGTCGTCCGGTAGGTGCCTTCGCGCTCTCGGAGCCCCACGCCGGATCGAATCCCGCGGAGATGTCGACGGTTGCGAGGCGGGACGGGGACGAGTACGTCATCGACGGCGAGAAACAGTGGATCACGAACGGCCGGCGCGCCGGCGTCTACGTTCTCTTCGCGAAGACCGACCGCGACGATCCGTCGTCGGTCACGCAGTTTCTCGTCCCCGGCGACGTCGACGGGCTGACCGTCGGCGAGAAAGAGGACAAACTCGGCTTGCGCGCCAGCGACACCACGAGCCTGACGTTCGACGACGTTCGGATTCCGGCCGCAAATCGACTCACCGAGGAAGGAAAGGGCCTCTCCGCCGCATTCCACATCCTCACCGGCGGCCGGATCGCCATCGCCGCCCAGTCGGTCGGCCTCGCACGGTGTGCCCTCGACGAGGCGACGGCCTACAGTCAGGAGCGCGAGCAGTTCGGCGGCCCCATCTCGGACATCCAGACGATCCGGCACAAACTCGCCGAGATGGCGACCAGGACGCGAGCCGCGCGATTGCTGACGCGGGACGCCGCCCGGAAGCGAGCGGCCGGCGGTGCGGCGCTCGAGGCCAGCATGGCGAAGTACTTCGCGAGCGAGGCGGCGATGTTCGCGACCAACGAGGCCGTCCAGATCCACGGCGGCTACGGTTACGTCACGGAGGGCGAGGTCGAGCGCCTCTACCGCGACGCCAAGATCACCGAGATCTACGAGGGGACGACGGAGATCCAGAAGACGGTCATCGCGCGGGAGTTGCTCGATTGA
- a CDS encoding DUF5822 domain-containing protein, with translation MPERVDTTAPDGVDYGWVMQTTFVATILVGAPLVAALSATATLPTWADRVEFAIRVGAPVWLVTSLVVFAYAKRTQT, from the coding sequence GTGCCCGAACGCGTCGACACGACCGCTCCCGACGGGGTCGATTACGGCTGGGTAATGCAGACGACCTTCGTCGCGACCATCCTCGTCGGCGCGCCGCTCGTCGCCGCGCTGTCAGCGACCGCGACCCTTCCCACGTGGGCCGATCGCGTCGAGTTCGCGATCCGAGTCGGCGCCCCCGTCTGGTTGGTCACGTCGCTCGTGGTGTTCGCGTACGCCAAGCGCACACAGACGTAG
- a CDS encoding HAD family hydrolase — MTEYDAVVYDLDGTLVDLDVDWNAVAIDVRAVYDDANVEPPSDGLWDMLEAAADVGLAAEVEAAIATHEHDGARTSDRLARADELLERSLPAGVCSLNCERACRIALEEHALTAAVGPVVGRDTVGTWKPDPEPLLATIRALEVDPERALFIGDSARDQRTAERAGVDFEYVGDGPSGV, encoded by the coding sequence GTGACCGAGTACGATGCCGTCGTCTACGATCTGGACGGAACGCTCGTCGATCTGGACGTCGACTGGAACGCGGTTGCCATCGACGTCCGCGCAGTGTACGACGACGCGAACGTCGAGCCGCCGAGCGACGGGCTCTGGGACATGCTCGAGGCCGCGGCCGACGTCGGACTGGCCGCCGAGGTAGAAGCGGCCATCGCCACCCACGAACACGACGGTGCGCGGACCTCGGATCGACTCGCCCGCGCGGACGAACTGCTCGAGCGGTCGCTCCCGGCGGGCGTCTGTTCGCTGAACTGCGAGCGGGCCTGCCGGATCGCGCTCGAGGAACACGCGCTGACGGCCGCGGTCGGCCCCGTCGTCGGCCGCGATACGGTCGGGACGTGGAAGCCCGATCCGGAGCCGCTGCTCGCGACGATCCGGGCGCTCGAGGTCGACCCGGAGCGGGCGCTGTTTATCGGTGATTCGGCGCGCGATCAGCGGACGGCAGAACGGGCGGGCGTCGACTTCGAGTACGTCGGCGACGGGCCGTCGGGCGTGTGA
- a CDS encoding alpha/beta fold hydrolase, producing METVSHHGRETAYEVVDRGHDGPPICCIHGSGGSRDVWEGQRALADQAPIALIDLSGHGDSDDIDASAGYSALSAYADDVLAVVEATDAEVLVGSSLGGAVVLQILLEREYDPEAVVLTGTGARLGVLEDLLTWLKSDFDQAVEFLHGPDRLFHDPDPDQRERSVERMRECGQAVTRRDFLTCHEFDVRDRVAEIDTPALAVYGEHDQLTPPWFHEYLAEEIDGGGLAEIEDAAHLAMVERPAAFNDVVDEFLAEVDSERGRDWY from the coding sequence ATGGAAACGGTATCACATCACGGCCGGGAAACGGCGTACGAGGTCGTCGATCGAGGTCACGACGGGCCGCCGATCTGCTGTATTCACGGGAGCGGTGGGTCGCGCGACGTCTGGGAGGGGCAGCGAGCGCTCGCAGATCAGGCGCCGATCGCTCTGATCGATCTCAGCGGCCACGGCGACTCGGACGATATCGATGCGAGCGCCGGCTACTCGGCGTTGTCCGCGTACGCCGACGACGTCCTGGCCGTCGTCGAGGCGACCGACGCGGAGGTCCTCGTCGGAAGCTCCCTCGGCGGTGCCGTGGTCCTCCAGATCCTCCTCGAGCGCGAGTACGATCCCGAAGCGGTCGTCCTGACGGGGACCGGTGCCCGACTCGGCGTGCTCGAGGATCTGCTGACGTGGCTCAAGTCGGACTTCGATCAGGCGGTCGAGTTCCTCCACGGACCGGACCGGCTCTTCCACGACCCCGACCCGGATCAGCGAGAGCGGTCGGTGGAGCGGATGCGCGAGTGCGGACAGGCGGTCACGCGCCGGGATTTCCTGACCTGCCACGAGTTCGACGTCCGCGACCGCGTCGCCGAGATCGACACTCCCGCATTGGCAGTGTACGGAGAACACGACCAACTCACGCCGCCGTGGTTCCACGAATACCTCGCCGAAGAAATCGACGGTGGGGGACTCGCCGAGATCGAGGACGCCGCACATCTGGCGATGGTCGAGCGGCCAGCAGCGTTCAACGATGTCGTCGACGAATTTCTCGCGGAAGTCGACAGCGAACGAGGCCGGGACTGGTACTGA
- the panB gene encoding 3-methyl-2-oxobutanoate hydroxymethyltransferase — MPTVRDIRATAGEEPITMLTAYDAPTASIVDEAGVDIILVGDSLGNTTLGHENTLPVTVDDMARHTGAVARATDDALVVADMPFLSIGVDEAASIENAGRMLKEEDAHAVKLECGPHTVDLTEKLVELGIPVMAHLGLTPQHVNQYGGYPRQGTEQAAAERILELAQAHADAGAFSLVLEHVPSNLAADVTAALDIPTIGIGAGPDCDGQVLVVDDAVGLSEWSPSFSKQFGNVRREMESAVGEYVSAVESGEFPAEEHSHEEGDLEDIY, encoded by the coding sequence ATGCCTACCGTGCGGGACATCAGGGCAACCGCTGGCGAGGAACCGATCACGATGTTGACAGCCTACGATGCGCCCACGGCGTCGATCGTGGACGAGGCCGGCGTCGACATCATTCTCGTCGGCGACAGCCTCGGCAACACTACTCTGGGTCACGAGAACACGCTCCCGGTGACCGTCGACGATATGGCCCGGCACACCGGCGCGGTCGCGCGTGCGACCGACGACGCGCTCGTCGTCGCCGACATGCCGTTCCTCTCGATCGGCGTCGACGAAGCGGCCAGTATCGAGAACGCCGGACGGATGCTCAAGGAGGAGGACGCACACGCGGTCAAACTCGAGTGCGGTCCCCACACCGTCGATCTCACCGAAAAACTGGTCGAGCTCGGAATCCCCGTGATGGCCCACCTCGGGCTGACGCCCCAGCACGTCAACCAGTACGGCGGCTACCCGCGACAAGGAACGGAGCAGGCGGCCGCGGAACGCATCCTCGAACTGGCTCAGGCGCACGCGGATGCCGGGGCGTTCTCGCTCGTCCTCGAGCACGTGCCGTCGAACCTCGCGGCCGATGTGACGGCGGCGCTGGATATTCCGACGATCGGGATCGGTGCCGGTCCTGACTGTGACGGACAGGTCCTCGTGGTCGACGACGCGGTCGGACTCAGCGAGTGGTCGCCATCGTTCTCGAAACAGTTCGGGAACGTCCGTCGGGAGATGGAATCCGCCGTCGGAGAGTACGTGTCGGCGGTCGAGTCCGGCGAGTTCCCCGCCGAGGAACACAGCCACGAAGAGGGCGATCTCGAAGACATCTACTGA
- a CDS encoding glucose 1-dehydrogenase, translating to MKAIAVAPGAGVPEIVERPVPEPSAGEALVRICRVGVDGTDYEVIEGSHGGVPEGEDQLILGHEAVGVVEDANGTDLEEGQYVVPTVRRLPAGVERNEYFDNGEPDMAPEGEYVERGIVGAHGFMAEYVTSPADCLVPIPADLAPLGFLVEPISITEKAIEHARATRSAFDWQPESAIVLGNGSLGLLTVAMFTETLGYDRVYCLGRRDRPDPSIDIIEELGATYIDSRETPVPEIPTAYEQMDFVYEATGYAKHAFESIEALAPNGVAALLGVPGDWEFDVDGGRLHRELVLHNKALVGSVNSNRRHFERAIDTLSALPDWALEDLVSGVYGLEAFDRAFPEATASVAAGGHGSATPADDDTTIKTAVEFEGI from the coding sequence ATGAAAGCCATCGCAGTTGCGCCCGGGGCGGGCGTCCCCGAAATCGTCGAGCGGCCCGTTCCCGAGCCGTCGGCGGGCGAGGCCCTCGTTCGGATCTGCCGCGTGGGCGTCGACGGTACCGATTACGAGGTCATCGAAGGCAGCCACGGCGGCGTTCCCGAGGGCGAAGACCAGTTGATTCTCGGCCACGAGGCCGTCGGCGTCGTCGAGGATGCGAACGGAACCGACCTCGAGGAGGGACAGTACGTCGTCCCGACGGTTCGACGGCTGCCCGCCGGCGTCGAGCGAAACGAGTACTTCGACAACGGTGAGCCGGATATGGCACCCGAAGGCGAGTACGTCGAACGGGGTATCGTCGGAGCCCACGGGTTCATGGCGGAGTACGTAACGAGCCCGGCCGACTGTCTCGTGCCGATTCCGGCGGACCTGGCACCGCTCGGATTCCTCGTCGAACCGATCAGCATCACCGAGAAGGCGATCGAGCACGCCCGCGCGACCCGATCGGCGTTCGACTGGCAGCCCGAATCCGCGATCGTCCTCGGGAACGGTTCCCTGGGACTGTTGACCGTCGCGATGTTCACCGAGACGCTGGGGTACGATCGTGTCTACTGTCTCGGCCGCCGGGATCGGCCCGACCCCTCCATCGACATTATCGAAGAACTCGGCGCGACGTACATCGACTCCCGGGAGACGCCAGTCCCCGAGATACCGACCGCCTACGAACAAATGGACTTCGTCTACGAGGCGACGGGGTACGCGAAACACGCCTTCGAGTCGATCGAGGCGCTCGCACCCAACGGCGTCGCCGCCCTGCTCGGCGTCCCCGGCGACTGGGAGTTCGACGTCGACGGCGGCCGCCTCCACCGCGAACTCGTTCTCCACAACAAGGCCCTCGTCGGCAGCGTCAATTCGAATCGCAGACACTTCGAGCGAGCGATCGATACCCTCTCCGCGCTTCCCGACTGGGCCCTCGAGGACCTCGTCAGCGGCGTCTACGGCCTCGAAGCGTTCGATCGAGCGTTCCCCGAAGCGACCGCGTCGGTCGCCGCTGGCGGACACGGGTCGGCAACCCCTGCGGATGACGACACGACTATAAAAACGGCGGTCGAATTCGAAGGCATATGA
- a CDS encoding CDC48 family AAA ATPase, translated as MKLTVKPLKQKDAGRGLAAIDRVSMNELDLENGDYIVIKGKGDNQAVARVWPGYPEDEGRGIVRIDGRLRQEADVGIDDNVSIEPADVKPANSVTVALPQNLRIRGDIGPLVRDKLSGQAVTEGQTVPFSLSFGPMASSGQSVPLKIAGTSPSGTVVITDSTSIEISETPAEQVESGGGASAEGVPNVAYEDIGGLDEELDQVREMIELPMRHPELFQQLGIEPPKGVLLHGPPGTGKTLMAKAVANEIDAHFETISGPEIMSKYYGESEEQLREVFEEAEENAPSIIFIDELDSIAAKREEAGGDVERRVVAQLLSLMDGLEERGRVTVIAATNRVDAIDPALRRGGRFDREIEIGVPDKEGRKEILQVHTRGMPLDEGIDLDQYAESTHGFVGADLESLARESAMNALRRIRPELDLESEEIDADVLDSLEVTERDFKEALKGIQPSAMREVFVEVPDVTWNDVGGLGDTKEQLRETIQWPLDYPEVFEQMDMQAAKGVLMYGPPGTGKTLLAKAVANEAQSNFISIKGPELLNKYVGESEKGVREVFEKARSNAPTVIFFDEIDSIAGERGQRQGDSGVGERVVSQLLTELDGLEELEDVVVVATTNRPDLIDSALLRPGRLDRHVHVPVPDEDARKAIFEVHTRNKPLAESVDLEWLAGETDGYVGADIEAVCREASMAASREFINSVDPDDMDDTIGNVRISRDHFEHALGEVNPSVSPDTREQYEELEDEFQRAEPGQDEQLGRTFQ; from the coding sequence ATGAAACTCACTGTCAAACCACTCAAACAGAAGGACGCGGGCCGCGGGCTGGCCGCGATCGACCGCGTCTCCATGAACGAACTCGACCTCGAGAACGGGGACTACATCGTCATCAAGGGCAAGGGCGACAACCAGGCCGTCGCCCGCGTCTGGCCCGGCTACCCCGAAGACGAAGGACGCGGAATCGTCCGCATCGACGGCCGCCTGCGACAGGAGGCCGACGTCGGGATCGACGACAACGTGTCCATCGAACCCGCCGACGTCAAACCCGCCAACTCGGTCACCGTGGCGCTTCCCCAGAACCTGCGCATCCGCGGCGACATCGGCCCGCTCGTGCGGGACAAGCTGAGCGGGCAGGCGGTCACGGAGGGCCAGACGGTCCCGTTCTCGCTCTCCTTCGGGCCCATGGCCAGCTCCGGCCAGTCCGTCCCGCTGAAGATCGCGGGTACCTCGCCGTCGGGCACCGTCGTCATCACGGACTCGACGAGCATCGAGATCTCGGAGACCCCCGCCGAACAGGTCGAATCCGGCGGCGGCGCCTCCGCAGAGGGCGTCCCGAACGTCGCCTACGAGGACATCGGCGGCTTGGACGAGGAACTCGACCAGGTCCGCGAGATGATCGAGCTGCCGATGCGCCACCCCGAACTGTTCCAACAGCTCGGGATCGAGCCGCCGAAGGGCGTCCTCCTGCACGGCCCGCCGGGCACGGGGAAGACCCTGATGGCCAAGGCCGTCGCCAACGAGATCGACGCCCACTTCGAGACCATCTCCGGGCCGGAGATCATGTCGAAGTACTACGGCGAGTCCGAAGAACAGCTCCGTGAAGTCTTCGAGGAAGCCGAGGAGAACGCCCCCTCGATCATCTTCATCGACGAGCTCGACTCCATCGCGGCCAAACGCGAGGAAGCCGGCGGTGACGTGGAACGACGCGTCGTCGCCCAGCTGCTCAGCCTGATGGACGGTCTCGAGGAACGAGGCCGCGTCACGGTCATCGCCGCGACCAACCGGGTCGACGCGATCGATCCCGCGCTCCGTCGCGGCGGTCGCTTCGACCGCGAGATCGAGATCGGCGTCCCCGACAAGGAGGGCCGCAAGGAGATCCTGCAGGTCCACACCCGCGGGATGCCCCTCGACGAGGGCATCGACCTCGATCAGTACGCCGAGAGCACGCACGGCTTCGTCGGTGCCGACCTCGAGTCGCTGGCCCGCGAGAGCGCGATGAACGCGCTCCGTCGCATCCGCCCCGAACTCGACCTCGAGTCCGAGGAGATCGACGCCGACGTGCTCGACTCGCTCGAGGTCACCGAACGCGACTTCAAGGAGGCGCTCAAGGGCATCCAGCCCTCCGCGATGCGCGAGGTCTTCGTCGAAGTCCCCGACGTCACCTGGAACGACGTCGGTGGGCTGGGGGATACCAAAGAGCAGCTCCGCGAGACGATCCAGTGGCCCCTGGACTACCCCGAAGTGTTCGAGCAGATGGACATGCAGGCCGCCAAGGGCGTCCTCATGTACGGCCCGCCGGGCACGGGGAAGACCCTGCTCGCGAAGGCCGTCGCCAACGAGGCTCAGTCGAACTTCATCTCGATCAAGGGCCCCGAGCTGCTGAACAAGTACGTCGGCGAGTCCGAGAAGGGCGTTCGCGAGGTCTTCGAAAAGGCGCGGTCGAACGCACCGACCGTGATCTTCTTCGACGAGATCGACTCGATCGCGGGCGAACGCGGCCAGCGCCAGGGTGACTCCGGCGTCGGCGAACGCGTCGTCTCCCAGCTCCTGACCGAGCTCGACGGCCTCGAGGAACTCGAGGACGTCGTCGTGGTCGCCACGACCAACCGCCCGGACCTCATCGACAGCGCCCTGCTCCGTCCCGGCCGGCTCGACCGACACGTCCACGTGCCGGTCCCCGACGAGGACGCGCGCAAGGCGATCTTCGAGGTCCACACCCGCAACAAGCCCCTGGCCGAGTCGGTCGACCTCGAGTGGCTCGCGGGCGAAACGGATGGCTACGTCGGTGCCGACATCGAGGCCGTCTGTCGCGAAGCGTCGATGGCAGCCAGCCGCGAGTTCATCAACTCGGTCGATCCCGACGACATGGACGACACCATCGGCAACGTTCGCATTAGCCGCGACCACTTCGAACACGCGCTCGGCGAGGTCAACCCGAGCGTCTCCCCCGACACCCGTGAGCAGTACGAGGAGCTCGAAGACGAGTTCCAGCGGGCCGAACCCGGACAGGACGAACAGCTCGGACGCACCTTCCAGTAA
- a CDS encoding dihydrodipicolinate synthase family protein — protein sequence MAYHDPGAADPLSLYGVVPPTVTAYHEDESVDYETTAAHARFVVDRGAHGAFPLGTNGEFPLLSGEERDRVVEAVVDEVGDEVPVIAGVGAPSTYRTVAHAEHAESVGADSIVVVTPYYYPLDHRGALEHYRRVAEAVSLPVYIYHIPSKTGNELSLETLADLAAIDAVAGVKDSSKDVPWLAQAIDAHPDLTFLAGSDSLVFTGLEVGCSGAVSAVANAFPELVVDCYAAYDAGEEDRARELQSDIFRVRNAFKTGGAYMSGVKTALRMREFDAGPLRSPLRRKDDDSAAEMRERLRGLDLEGI from the coding sequence ATGGCGTATCACGATCCCGGCGCTGCCGATCCGCTGTCGCTCTACGGCGTCGTCCCGCCGACCGTCACCGCGTATCACGAGGACGAGTCCGTCGATTACGAGACGACGGCCGCACACGCACGCTTCGTCGTCGACCGCGGCGCTCACGGGGCGTTCCCGCTGGGAACCAACGGCGAGTTCCCGCTGCTGTCAGGCGAGGAACGCGACCGGGTGGTCGAAGCGGTCGTCGACGAAGTCGGCGACGAGGTCCCAGTAATCGCCGGCGTCGGCGCACCGAGTACGTACCGGACCGTCGCCCACGCCGAGCACGCCGAGTCGGTCGGCGCGGACAGCATCGTCGTCGTGACGCCGTACTACTATCCGCTGGACCACCGGGGTGCCCTCGAGCACTACCGACGGGTCGCAGAGGCCGTCTCACTCCCGGTCTACATCTACCACATCCCGAGCAAGACCGGCAACGAACTGTCCCTCGAGACCCTCGCCGACCTCGCGGCGATCGACGCCGTCGCGGGGGTCAAGGACTCGAGCAAGGACGTCCCCTGGCTCGCCCAGGCGATCGACGCCCATCCGGACCTGACCTTCCTCGCCGGATCGGACTCGCTGGTCTTCACCGGGCTCGAGGTCGGGTGCTCGGGGGCAGTCAGCGCCGTCGCGAACGCCTTTCCCGAACTCGTCGTCGACTGTTATGCGGCCTACGACGCGGGCGAGGAGGATAGAGCGCGCGAGCTGCAGAGCGACATCTTCCGGGTGCGCAACGCGTTCAAAACCGGCGGTGCGTACATGTCCGGCGTCAAGACCGCGCTCCGGATGCGCGAGTTCGACGCCGGGCCGCTGCGGAGCCCGCTTCGGCGCAAAGACGACGACTCCGCCGCGGAGATGCGCGAGCGGCTTCGGGGGCTGGATCTCGAGGGGATCTGA
- a CDS encoding HAD family hydrolase, with translation MERYDLIYQLYDEYDTKTLREYQEFVDVFPAVDSRVALEHWQGATEELEERKDEIRSSFAAGETFAEIAARATRDQAFTALDLEAKYGRAVNVLVLDVDETLRSAGGTDNEIPRDTLHLLTEFHDAGVPIVICTGQTLENVKGFAIQGLGSEIVHSGDLSIVYEAGTGVFTPGHGADTKQLLYEDLEESIRTVFDDVRSRVLPEAPEELRRGCHLQGNEFNVTMKPNYETGSTDAREIIDEALVYLIDLLADAVGTTLEGDGDAAGESAPESDDGDDGNGETKLAGETVVDWTRAFYAAQDPEIRAVLEGEGAYPDLDAGEVPDDLAAVLERIDVAYYEADAAEIGSLELNKVVGVERALDVLGVDDPFALVMGDSKSDLRVMEWVAENDAGIAAAPEHASQDTLEHVLETDELVFDRGKSADVLQTVYALNRLARLG, from the coding sequence ATGGAACGATACGACCTCATCTACCAGCTCTACGACGAGTACGACACGAAGACGTTGCGGGAGTACCAGGAGTTCGTCGACGTCTTTCCCGCGGTCGATTCGCGGGTCGCCCTCGAGCACTGGCAGGGCGCGACCGAGGAACTCGAAGAACGCAAGGACGAGATCCGGTCGTCGTTCGCGGCCGGCGAAACGTTCGCGGAGATCGCCGCGCGGGCGACCCGCGATCAGGCCTTCACCGCGCTCGACCTCGAGGCGAAGTACGGCCGCGCGGTGAACGTCCTCGTGCTCGACGTCGACGAGACGCTGCGCTCCGCGGGCGGGACCGACAACGAGATTCCCCGAGACACGCTGCATCTGTTGACCGAGTTCCACGACGCCGGCGTGCCCATCGTCATCTGCACGGGCCAGACTCTGGAGAACGTCAAAGGGTTCGCGATCCAGGGGCTGGGCAGCGAGATCGTCCACTCGGGCGACCTGTCGATCGTCTACGAGGCGGGGACGGGCGTGTTCACGCCGGGCCACGGCGCGGACACGAAGCAACTGCTCTACGAGGACCTCGAGGAGTCGATTCGGACCGTCTTCGACGACGTCCGATCGCGCGTGCTGCCCGAGGCCCCCGAGGAACTGCGACGGGGCTGTCACCTGCAGGGCAACGAGTTCAACGTCACGATGAAGCCCAACTACGAGACGGGGTCGACGGACGCCCGCGAAATCATCGACGAGGCGCTGGTCTACCTCATCGACCTGCTCGCCGACGCCGTCGGGACGACCCTCGAAGGAGACGGTGATGCCGCCGGCGAGAGCGCTCCCGAGTCGGACGACGGGGACGATGGCAACGGCGAGACGAAACTGGCCGGCGAGACCGTCGTCGACTGGACCCGCGCGTTCTACGCGGCGCAGGATCCGGAAATCAGGGCCGTCCTCGAGGGCGAGGGGGCCTACCCCGACCTCGACGCCGGGGAGGTGCCCGACGACCTCGCGGCGGTCCTCGAACGGATCGACGTCGCCTACTACGAGGCCGACGCGGCCGAGATCGGGAGCCTCGAATTGAACAAGGTCGTCGGCGTCGAACGCGCGCTGGACGTGCTCGGCGTCGACGACCCGTTCGCGCTCGTCATGGGCGACTCCAAGAGCGATCTCCGCGTCATGGAGTGGGTCGCCGAGAACGACGCCGGGATCGCAGCCGCGCCGGAACACGCTTCGCAAGACACCTTAGAACACGTCCTCGAAACCGACGAGCTCGTCTTCGATCGGGGCAAGAGCGCGGACGTACTCCAGACGGTGTACGCGCTCAATCGACTCGCCCGTCTGGGGTAG
- a CDS encoding helix-turn-helix domain-containing protein: MTTIAALSISTDEFALAETVQRLPGLEVRVESVVAEGPRRTAPLVWFSNVNREDLEPALDADPTVDEFRQLLGNTADGELFYRLQYSEEVGSVCRCVYEHGGTVLDVRISDGQWTLRLLFPHREELSSAVSDIEDRGVRIDVKRMVEAGQDEELETTAALTDPQQEAIAEAYRQGYYDVPREISLEELANELDISHQALSERLRRANRVLAGEQLDEPGSEMATPD; the protein is encoded by the coding sequence ATGACGACGATCGCAGCACTCTCTATTTCGACGGACGAGTTCGCACTCGCAGAGACCGTCCAACGACTACCAGGCCTCGAGGTTCGCGTCGAAAGCGTCGTCGCGGAGGGGCCGCGCCGAACGGCACCGCTCGTCTGGTTCTCGAACGTCAATCGGGAGGACCTCGAGCCCGCCCTGGACGCGGACCCGACCGTCGACGAGTTCCGGCAACTACTCGGAAACACGGCGGACGGCGAACTGTTCTACCGGCTTCAGTACAGCGAGGAGGTCGGCTCGGTCTGTCGGTGCGTGTACGAACACGGTGGAACGGTTCTCGATGTCCGAATCTCCGACGGGCAGTGGACGCTCCGGCTCCTCTTTCCGCACCGCGAGGAGCTTTCGAGCGCCGTGTCCGACATCGAAGACCGCGGCGTCCGGATCGACGTCAAACGAATGGTCGAGGCCGGCCAGGACGAGGAGCTCGAGACGACCGCGGCGCTGACCGACCCCCAACAGGAGGCCATCGCCGAGGCCTACCGGCAGGGCTACTACGACGTCCCCAGGGAGATCTCGCTCGAGGAACTGGCGAACGAACTCGACATCTCCCATCAGGCGCTCTCCGAGCGACTCCGCCGAGCGAACCGCGTCCTCGCTGGCGAGCAGTTGGACGAGCCGGGGAGCGAGATGGCGACGCCCGATTGA
- a CDS encoding DUF7511 domain-containing protein has protein sequence MSRHSAEDHTISESSSHTPGERGWAADRSSRLQHVTVEQEDVAVCTMFPKEIDEDVMSTKWITATTDSFVPLEQRR, from the coding sequence GTGTCGAGACACAGCGCGGAGGATCACACCATTTCAGAATCTTCGAGCCACACGCCCGGCGAGCGGGGGTGGGCCGCCGATCGGTCGTCGCGGCTACAGCACGTCACCGTCGAGCAGGAGGACGTGGCCGTCTGTACAATGTTTCCGAAAGAGATCGACGAGGACGTGATGTCGACGAAATGGATCACCGCGACCACCGATTCGTTCGTCCCCCTCGAGCAACGCAGGTAG